CGCGTTTTGGATTGCTTGGGTGCAGAAAAATGCAAAATGTAGGCTCTTTGCCGTCCCGGCGTTAATGCTTCAAAAGCCGTTTTTAAGCCTTGAATTTCAACGAATTTACTTTCTAATTCTTCCGGTATGATATATTCCGTATTCTTTTTAAAGCTCACTTGCAAACCGGCTTTCTCAACTTCGATGGCTTCAACAATATATGTTTTCAGGATAAGTTGCATTTCATCGATCTCTTGAACATTGGTGAACCGAATCTGACGCGCTGCCTGAACATTCGCCGTTTGCTGGATTAGGATTCCATGGGGATCTTTTAACAACGCGCCTTTGTGAAACAGAAGCGCACAGTAATCCTTAAAGCCATGAATCAAAACAATGTTTTTGTTATCTAACGTGTAACAAGGATGCATCCACTTAAAATCCTCGGTCAGTCCGCAGTCAAGAACGATTTCTCTCAGCAGATTGAATTCTTCCTTCCACTTCTTAAGCTTGTTAAAATAGGGATCAATCTTGGAATTCCTTTCACCGTTTGTCATAAGCTACCCCCTTTATGTCCTTGTTCGTTTCGCTAGAGATGTCGGCAATTGGTCGAGGCTGCTCAAATTCTTTTCTTGCCAGTAACTGTTCAAGCCTTCTTCACCTTTGTGCTCCGCCCACCGTTGGAGTGTTTCTCTCTCCTTTTCGTACGACATGAATGGTACCGCATAACCGCAGGACGTCTGGACTTTATGTATATCGACTGTAATGATCTGCCGGACTCCAGGCATCGGCTCGAACATTCCGTATAACAACTCCCACTCGGTGTGTTCCGGAAGAATTACCGTTCCGGTTCCGTACAGGCGCAGAATATTCGGAGGTCCCTGGAATGCGCAGAACATCATTGTGATACGACCGTTCTCTTCGAGATGGGCACTGGTCTCATTGCCGCTCCCGGTCAAATCCAAATATGCGACCTTACGATCGGACAAAATCCGGAACGTGTCGTATCCCTTCGGCGACAGGTTGACGTGCCCATCCCGCGACATGGGAGCCGTGCCGACAAAAAACAGGTGCTGCTTTCGGATAAAGGCCATATGCTCGGGGAGCATGGCCGGAAACTGTTTTCCCATCGTATCCCCTCCGATGAACTTGTATTAGGTTCGATTCACGCGTGAACACCGACCCAGGTCGAGCGCTCTGAGGCGTTCGGACGGATCGCTGGCTCCGGTCGTGATCTCGCTCTTGGCTATACGTTCATTGTATTCGAAGCCGCCACATAAGTATAATATATTCTTATCACGCATACATACACTCCGGTTATGAATAAGGCGACTAACTCTTCACAACTGTTACGGATGCGCTCTGCCTCGATTATAGTAATGCCTTGTTCGTTATCGACCAACAACATGCCCTTACATTTTACAACTGAATTTCCCCTCCCCCGCTTATTTATACATCGATATCTAACCCATATCTCTAACGAATCTTGCGTCCTGCTTCCTTTTTACTTTGACTTTACTTCATTTTTACTCCCATCTATTAAGCTAACGTGAGGTAGTAAATACCGAATTTATTTTAGGAGGAATTATTAATGAAGAAGATAGCTTCTGTGTTAATCACCGCTATGCTTTTTGCATTACCGGTTACACCTACTTTTGCTCAAGCGAATCATGATACTGTTAAGCAAAAGGCTCAAGCACTGGCTTCGGAGATGGTGTCCAATTATGATGTAAGTGGCTTGCAGTATGCGATTATGGATCATGGATCCATTGTGTTATCCGATAGCGCTGGTGTATATGATAAAGCTACCAAGGAACCGATAAACAAAGACACCATGTTTGGAATAGGCTCAGTCAGTAAAATGCATGTATCTGCTGCAACGATGATGTTAGCTGATTCGAATCAAATTGATATTGATAAACCACTGATCAAGTATATCAAGGAATTTAAAATGGCGGATGAACGATATAAAAAGATTACACCACGGATGTTAATGAATCATTCTTCAGGGCTTTACGGTAGTCACTATGCGAATAGTATATTTTTTGATGATAATGATACGAAAAATCATGATGAATTATTGGTAAAATTACAATCAGAAGTTTTAAAGTCAGACCCAGGCGAATATTCAGTATATTGTAATGATGGCTTTCAACTGCTTGAATTATTGGTTGAACGAGTAAGCGGTTTGAGTTATACCGAATTCATTGAACAATATATTAGCACCCCGCTGAATTTAGACTCTACTAAAACGCCACTCGATTCATTTGATAGAGAACGGCTGGCAAAAACTTATTTTCCTGGAATGAATCAGGCTTTACCCGTTGAGAATGCCAATATCCTTGGGACAGGAGGCCTATACTCCACGGCGGAAGAAGTAAGTAAGTTCGCTGAAGTATTAATCGGGAATCGAACGGATATTTTATCCGAGAAGTCAGCAAAGTCTATGCAGAACCATGAGTATCGAAATGGAATCTGGGTTTCTGAAGAGACTAACACCGTGAATTATGGTCTTGGTTGGGATGCCGTTCGTTTAGCACCTTTTAGTGATTACGGAATAACGGCATTATCCAAAGGTGGGGATACTGTTATGTATCACGCAGCTTTGACTACCCTACCCGATCATGATATTTCTATAGCTGTGCTTTCATCGGGAGGGAACTCAATTTTCAATAATGTGTTTGCATCTAACGTTTTATTAGAATATTTAAAAGATAAAGGCATTATTAAAAATATTCTACCCGAAAAAAGATTTGAGTCTTCCTTGAAAGTAGAAATGCCATCGGAATATCTCTCTTATTCTGGAGTATACGGTTCAGTGGGCACGACAATAAATATTGGAATTAAGAACGGAGAGATTGATTTACCTGCTCTATCAGGGGGAGAGATACCACCACAAAAATATGTATACACGGGCAATGGACAATTTAAAAACAAGGATGGAAATGTAGCCATTAGTTTTGACCAACAAAAGAATGGAAAAACCTATTTAAAGGTTAACGCGTATACGAATCTTCCGGGATTAGGTCAAACCGTTGCGGTAATGTATGAATATCAAAAGCTGGATCCCAATCCTCTAAATGATACAACTAAAAAGGTATGGGAGCATAGAAACGGAAAAAGTTATTATGCATTGGATGAAAAGATAACTTCTGGATTTTATCTAGCACCACAGGTCCTAAATAAGAAAATATCCGTTGATGTGGAACATGGGTACGCAAACGGCACTAAGATTGTGGATGAGAATCAAGCCGTAAACGCAGTTGAAATTCCTATCATGTATGGAAGGGATGTATTAGATTTGAAGTTCTATACATTGAACCGTACGGAGTATGTAATGGTCAATAGTCAATCCTATATCAGTGAAGATGCGATTCAACCCATATATGCAGGGAACTCCTCGATCAGCAGCATACCATTCAATGGTCAGGCTGTTTGGTATAAGATTGATGAAAAATCAGCCAATCGAGCCATGACTGTGGAGGCCCCTTCAAGTGGAGGATTTGCCGTTTATGACGGAAAGGGAAATGTTGTGAACTTTTCAAAGGCAAGCAACAATCACTCGGTTGTACTGCCTGAAAGCGGGATGATCGTTTTTGGTGGTAAGGCGGGAGATGTATTTCAAATTAATCTGAAGGCTAAGTAGGCTAGAACTTGTATTGGGAAGCCTTGAGCCGAATGGACCCGGCTTCCCAATATGCACGGCAGTGTTTATATCGATTATGGGGTCTCGTAGTTTTTTAACGGCATACCTACGTATTCCCGGAA
Above is a window of Paenibacillus sp. FSL K6-1330 DNA encoding:
- a CDS encoding YdeI family protein, with translation MTNGERNSKIDPYFNKLKKWKEEFNLLREIVLDCGLTEDFKWMHPCYTLDNKNIVLIHGFKDYCALLFHKGALLKDPHGILIQQTANVQAARQIRFTNVQEIDEMQLILKTYIVEAIEVEKAGLQVSFKKNTEYIIPEELESKFVEIQGLKTAFEALTPGRQRAYILHFSAPKQSKTRESRVEKYIPHILNGKGLND
- a CDS encoding pyridoxamine 5'-phosphate oxidase family protein, with amino-acid sequence MGKQFPAMLPEHMAFIRKQHLFFVGTAPMSRDGHVNLSPKGYDTFRILSDRKVAYLDLTGSGNETSAHLEENGRITMMFCAFQGPPNILRLYGTGTVILPEHTEWELLYGMFEPMPGVRQIITVDIHKVQTSCGYAVPFMSYEKERETLQRWAEHKGEEGLNSYWQEKNLSSLDQLPTSLAKRTRT
- a CDS encoding serine hydrolase domain-containing protein, translating into MKKIASVLITAMLFALPVTPTFAQANHDTVKQKAQALASEMVSNYDVSGLQYAIMDHGSIVLSDSAGVYDKATKEPINKDTMFGIGSVSKMHVSAATMMLADSNQIDIDKPLIKYIKEFKMADERYKKITPRMLMNHSSGLYGSHYANSIFFDDNDTKNHDELLVKLQSEVLKSDPGEYSVYCNDGFQLLELLVERVSGLSYTEFIEQYISTPLNLDSTKTPLDSFDRERLAKTYFPGMNQALPVENANILGTGGLYSTAEEVSKFAEVLIGNRTDILSEKSAKSMQNHEYRNGIWVSEETNTVNYGLGWDAVRLAPFSDYGITALSKGGDTVMYHAALTTLPDHDISIAVLSSGGNSIFNNVFASNVLLEYLKDKGIIKNILPEKRFESSLKVEMPSEYLSYSGVYGSVGTTINIGIKNGEIDLPALSGGEIPPQKYVYTGNGQFKNKDGNVAISFDQQKNGKTYLKVNAYTNLPGLGQTVAVMYEYQKLDPNPLNDTTKKVWEHRNGKSYYALDEKITSGFYLAPQVLNKKISVDVEHGYANGTKIVDENQAVNAVEIPIMYGRDVLDLKFYTLNRTEYVMVNSQSYISEDAIQPIYAGNSSISSIPFNGQAVWYKIDEKSANRAMTVEAPSSGGFAVYDGKGNVVNFSKASNNHSVVLPESGMIVFGGKAGDVFQINLKAK